Proteins encoded within one genomic window of Platichthys flesus chromosome 17, fPlaFle2.1, whole genome shotgun sequence:
- the LOC133972999 gene encoding tripartite motif-containing protein 16-like: MAQQVNQLDRERFCCSICLDLLKDPVTTGCGHSYCKSCINNHWDKGEERGSYSCPQCRQTFTPRPVLEKSTMLAGVLEELKKTGLQAAPADHCYAGPEDVACDVCTGRKLKALKSCLNCLASYCEKHLEPHLQSAPFKKHKLVEPSEKLQENICSRHEEVMKIFCRTDQQCICYLCSVDEHHDTVSAAAERTEKQRELGLRRQTIQQRVQDTEKDVGLLQQEEEAINGSADKAVEDSEEIFTELICLLEKKSSDVKQQIRSQQETEVSRVRELQERLEQEITELKRKDHELKQLSDSEDHNQFLHNTPSLSPLSGSTHSSTIRSCPLRIFEDVIAAVSKVRGRLQDILSETEKDILQIVSQVDVLLQQPEPETRAVFLKYSQEITLDPNTANNRLLLSEGNRKVTYMSKQRSYSNHPDRFIGYCQVLSRESLTGRCYWEVEVEVIGGVHVAVTNNNISRAGISCVFGFNDKSCSLVCGGNSYNFHYNMIKTPVSGPVSSRVGVYLDHSAGVLSFYSVSDTMTLLHRVQTTFTQPLYAGVMVCYRSTAEFCKLK, translated from the coding sequence atggcgcAGCAAGTAAATCAACTGGACAGAGAAAGATTCTGCTGTtcgatctgtctggatctactgaaggatccggtgactactggctgtggacacagctactgtaagAGCTGTATTAACAACCACTGGgacaaaggggaggagagaggaagctacagctgccctcagtgtagacagaccttcacaccgaggcctgtccTGGAGAAAAGCACCATGTTAGCTGGTGtactggaggagctgaagaagactggactccaagctgctcctgctgatcactgctatgctggacctgaagatgtggcctgtgatgtttgcactgggagaaaactgaaagctctcaagtcctgtttgaattgtttggcctcttattgtgaaaaacacctcgagcctcatcttcagtcagctccatttaagaagcacaagctggtggagccctcggagaagctccaggagaacatctgctctcgtcacgaggaggtgatgaagatattctgccgcactgatcagcagtgtatctgttatctctgctctgtggatgaacaccacgacacagtgtcagctgcagcagaaaggactgagaagcagagagagctcgggctgaggagacaaacaatccagcagcgagtccaggacacagagaaagatgtggggctgcttcaacaggaggaggaggccatcaatggctctgctgataaagcagtggaggacagtgaggagatcttcactgagctgatctgtctgctggagaaaaaaagctctgatgtgaagcagcagatcagatcccagcaggaaactgaagtgagtcgagtcagagagcttcaggagagactggagcaggagatcactgagctgaagaggaaagaccatgaactgaagcagctctcagactcagaggatcacaaccagtttctacacaacaccccctcactgtcaccactcagtggatctacacactcatccaccATCAGGAGCTGTCCTCTGAGGATCTTTGAGGACGTGATAGCAGCtgtgtcaaaggtcagaggtcgactacaggacattctgagtgagacagagaaagacattttacagattgtgtctcaagtggatgttttactgcaacaaccagagccagagaccagagctgtCTTTTTAAAgtattcacaggaaatcacactggatccaaacacagcaaacaaccgtctgttattatctgagggaaacagaaaagtaacatATATGAGTAAACAACGGTCTTATTCTAatcacccagacagattcaTTGGTTATTGtcaggtcctgagtagagagagtctgactggacgttgttactgggaggtggaggtggaggtgataGGAGGAGTTCATGTAGCAGTCACAAACAATaatatcagcagagcaggaatctCATGTGTATTTGGATTCAATGATAAATCTTGTTCGTTAGTTTGTGGTGGAAATAGTTATAACTTTCATTACAACATGATCAAgactccagtgtcaggtcctgtgtcctccagagtaggagtgtacctggatcacagtgcaggtgttctgtccttctacagcgtctctgacaccatgactctcctccacagagtccagaccacattcactcagccccTTTATGCTGGAGTTATGGTTTGTTAtagatccacagctgagttctgtaaactcaaatag